One genomic region from Sphingobacterium sp. UGAL515B_05 encodes:
- a CDS encoding formylglycine-generating enzyme family protein produces MLKRIFIPVLLFAGLHAMAQKTFEPYEQPIEGTNLTFKMLAIPGGSFKMGTTSGGKEDEKPAHEVKLDPFWMGQYEVTWDLFEPFLYKDYEIAKSKDGKVSKEIDAVTRPTKPYLDMTFGFGKEGHPALAMTHYNAIQFCKWLYVRTGVFYRLPTEAEWEYAARAGSKTTYFFGDQATQLADYAWFKDNGEQKTHIVGQKKPNPWGLYDIYGNVAEWTYDQYKADSYNEGKGKVLNNPVVVPTTLYPHVVRGGAFDSSSEDLRSAARGASDPVWKQLDPQVPKSNWWFPEAPFVGMRLVRPVNPPSHEEIMAYYDKKPIKDF; encoded by the coding sequence ATGTTAAAAAGAATCTTTATTCCTGTTTTGTTATTTGCTGGCCTGCACGCTATGGCTCAGAAGACGTTCGAACCGTATGAGCAACCCATTGAAGGAACCAATCTGACGTTTAAAATGCTAGCAATCCCTGGTGGTAGTTTTAAAATGGGAACTACAAGCGGCGGGAAAGAAGATGAAAAACCTGCACATGAGGTGAAGTTGGACCCATTTTGGATGGGGCAGTATGAAGTAACCTGGGATCTCTTTGAGCCGTTTCTGTATAAAGATTATGAGATCGCAAAGAGTAAGGATGGTAAAGTATCCAAAGAGATTGATGCCGTTACTCGACCTACCAAACCCTATTTGGATATGACTTTTGGTTTTGGAAAAGAAGGACACCCAGCCTTGGCGATGACCCATTACAACGCCATCCAATTCTGTAAGTGGTTGTATGTCCGTACCGGTGTGTTTTATCGTTTACCAACAGAGGCTGAGTGGGAATATGCAGCTCGAGCTGGTTCAAAGACAACTTATTTTTTCGGCGATCAAGCAACGCAACTGGCAGATTATGCCTGGTTTAAAGATAATGGTGAACAGAAAACACATATTGTAGGACAGAAGAAACCGAACCCTTGGGGTCTTTATGATATTTATGGCAATGTTGCTGAGTGGACTTATGACCAATATAAGGCCGATAGTTACAATGAAGGTAAAGGCAAAGTATTGAACAACCCTGTAGTTGTTCCAACGACCCTGTATCCACATGTTGTTCGGGGTGGTGCATTTGATAGTTCCTCGGAGGATCTTCGTTCGGCGGCTCGTGGAGCTTCAGATCCGGTATGGAAACAATTGGATCCGCAAGTGCCCAAAAGCAACTGGTGGTTTCCGGAAGCACCGTTCGTAGGAATGAGGTTGGTAAGACCTGTTAATCCGCCTAGTCATGAAGAAATTATGGCTTATTATGATAAAAAACCAATTAAAGATTTTTAA
- a CDS encoding carbon-nitrogen hydrolase family protein has translation MDIQVRNLTKKDYVDLKKSMEQAYDGVGETWSKENIQDLIELFPEGQLCVEIDGHVVACALSIILNSKKNNIYDSYYDIIDDGKFTKHSNDGDTLYGIEVFVHPAHRALRLGRRLYDARKELCEQMNLKCIVAGGRIPNYHNYADKMSPRVYIEKVKRKEIYDPTLTFQLSNDFHVKKILKHYLPEDAESMEFATLLEWNNIYYESETRSISTTKQTIRLGLVQWQMRLFDNLEAFYDQIEFFVDTVSDYGTDFIMFPEFFNTPLMSPYNDLPERLAMERLAQHTSEIIDRIQQFAVSYNVNIIAGSMPLMENKKLYNVSYLCHRNGKLDEFKKIHITPNEFKYYGMVGGSEVKVFDTDCGKVGLLICYDVEFPELSRILADQGMQILFVPFMTDTQNGYIRVRTCAQARAIENECYVAIAGSVGNLPRVNNMDIQYSQSAVFTPSDFAFPNNAIKAEATPNAEMVLIADVDLYALRDLHEYGTVKVKKDRRKDLYEVKLLK, from the coding sequence ATGGATATTCAAGTGCGTAACTTGACGAAGAAGGATTATGTTGATTTGAAAAAATCGATGGAACAGGCTTACGATGGTGTTGGCGAAACCTGGTCAAAGGAAAATATTCAGGATTTGATAGAATTATTTCCCGAAGGGCAGTTATGTGTGGAGATTGATGGACATGTAGTCGCTTGTGCCTTGTCGATTATCCTGAATTCAAAGAAGAATAATATTTACGATAGTTATTATGATATTATCGATGACGGTAAGTTTACCAAACATAGTAATGATGGCGATACGCTGTACGGGATAGAAGTGTTTGTTCATCCGGCACATCGGGCCTTACGCCTTGGACGCCGTCTCTATGATGCACGGAAGGAGCTGTGTGAACAGATGAACCTCAAATGTATTGTTGCCGGGGGGCGTATTCCCAATTACCATAACTATGCGGATAAAATGAGTCCGCGGGTTTACATCGAGAAAGTCAAGCGTAAGGAAATCTATGATCCTACGCTGACCTTTCAGCTTTCGAATGATTTTCATGTCAAAAAAATACTTAAGCACTATCTGCCCGAGGATGCTGAATCGATGGAGTTCGCTACTCTGTTGGAATGGAATAATATTTATTATGAGTCAGAGACGCGCTCCATTTCGACGACCAAGCAGACGATCCGTTTGGGACTGGTGCAATGGCAGATGCGTTTATTTGATAATCTAGAGGCATTTTATGATCAGATCGAGTTTTTTGTGGATACGGTGAGTGATTATGGAACAGATTTTATTATGTTTCCAGAATTCTTTAATACGCCGTTGATGAGTCCGTATAATGATCTTCCCGAACGCTTGGCAATGGAGAGGCTTGCGCAGCATACTTCAGAGATTATTGATCGCATTCAACAGTTTGCCGTTTCCTACAACGTCAATATCATTGCAGGGTCGATGCCTTTGATGGAAAACAAAAAGCTCTATAATGTTTCCTACCTCTGTCATCGCAACGGTAAGCTGGATGAGTTTAAAAAAATTCACATCACCCCTAATGAATTTAAATATTATGGTATGGTGGGCGGAAGTGAGGTAAAGGTGTTTGACACCGATTGTGGTAAAGTGGGACTGTTGATCTGTTACGACGTAGAGTTTCCTGAACTGAGCCGTATTTTGGCCGATCAGGGGATGCAGATCCTATTTGTGCCCTTTATGACGGATACCCAAAACGGATACATCCGGGTGCGTACCTGTGCGCAGGCTAGGGCGATAGAAAATGAATGTTATGTGGCTATTGCAGGCTCCGTGGGCAATTTGCCGCGTGTGAATAATATGGATATACAATATTCGCAGTCCGCTGTTTTTACCCCTTCGGACTTTGCTTTTCCCAATAATGCCATTAAAGCTGAGGCGACACCGAACGCCGAGATGGTGCTTATTGCGGACGTTGATCTTTATGCCCTGCGAGACCTACATGAGTACGGTACCGTTAAAGTCAAGAAGGATAGAAGGAAGGATTTGTATGAAGTGAAACTTTTGAAGTAA
- a CDS encoding DUF3467 domain-containing protein: MENNQNQNELSIELTEEVAEGIYSNLAIITHSNTEFVVDFIRVMPGVPKAKVKSRIVLTPEHAKRLLGALVDNVNRFEALNGPIKMDAGIAEQPQQGGDPTVAFPFGTPQGQA, from the coding sequence ATGGAAAATAACCAAAATCAAAACGAATTGAGCATTGAGTTGACAGAAGAAGTAGCAGAAGGAATCTACTCAAATCTTGCGATTATCACTCACTCTAATACTGAATTTGTGGTTGACTTTATCCGTGTGATGCCAGGAGTGCCAAAAGCAAAAGTGAAATCAAGAATCGTTTTGACTCCAGAGCATGCAAAACGCTTGTTAGGTGCATTGGTTGATAACGTGAACCGTTTCGAAGCATTAAATGGCCCGATTAAAATGGATGCAGGTATTGCGGAACAACCACAACAAGGTGGTGATCCTACAGTTGCATTTCCTTTCGGAACGCCACAAGGTCAAGCATAG
- the lgt gene encoding prolipoprotein diacylglyceryl transferase — translation MNSILSAIHWNIDPEMFNFGAFALRYYALCWLLAFFVSYVIMLRIFKKEGRTQEQLDQLSIYIFLGTLIGARLGHCLFYDFDYYKDHILEIFLPFKWDKTGFHITGFAGLASHGGAIGIILALYLFCRKTKTDFLWLADRLVVVVPIAGALIRIGNFFNSEIIGTPTDLPWAIVFERVDNVPRHPGQLYEAIAYILIFIIIGSLFKSNPNRQKGQLFGIFLVLLFGARMVLEHFKIDQEAFEQSMALNMGQLLSIPFILVGFYFIFRKTKA, via the coding sequence ATGAATTCAATATTAAGTGCAATACATTGGAATATTGACCCGGAAATGTTCAACTTTGGCGCCTTTGCCCTTCGCTATTATGCCTTATGCTGGTTATTAGCGTTTTTTGTTTCATACGTAATCATGTTGCGTATATTCAAAAAGGAAGGCCGCACACAAGAACAGCTGGATCAGCTTTCAATTTATATTTTCCTGGGCACTTTGATCGGAGCTCGATTAGGACACTGCCTATTTTACGATTTTGACTATTACAAAGATCATATACTTGAAATATTCCTTCCATTTAAATGGGATAAAACAGGATTTCATATCACCGGCTTTGCAGGTTTGGCTTCTCACGGCGGCGCCATCGGCATTATTCTCGCGTTATATTTATTCTGCAGAAAAACAAAAACCGACTTTCTTTGGCTAGCGGACCGATTGGTTGTCGTAGTCCCTATTGCCGGTGCACTTATCCGTATCGGAAACTTCTTCAATTCTGAAATAATTGGTACCCCTACAGATTTACCTTGGGCTATCGTGTTTGAACGTGTCGACAATGTACCGCGCCATCCGGGACAGCTTTATGAAGCAATCGCTTATATTTTGATCTTTATCATCATCGGTTCCCTATTCAAATCGAATCCCAATCGCCAAAAAGGTCAATTATTTGGCATATTCCTAGTCTTATTATTTGGTGCACGCATGGTCTTGGAACATTTTAAAATTGATCAGGAAGCCTTCGAGCAAAGCATGGCTTTAAACATGGGCCAATTACTGAGTATACCTTTTATTTTGGTAGGTTTCTACTTTATCTTCCGGAAAACCAAAGCTTAA
- a CDS encoding Gfo/Idh/MocA family oxidoreductase: protein MENLERRDFIKTSAVVAGGAMLSSLPLSGAYAAGSDVIKVALVGCGGRGTGATFDALSSGMNIKVVALADAFKDNLDSTYNTLKEKWQDKIDVSDNHKFVGFDAYKDAIQLADVVILATPPGFRPTHFEEAVRQGKHVFMEKPVAVDIPGVQQVLRAAAEAKRKKLNVVVGLQRRYQTNYREAIKRIHEGAIGDVTSGQVYWNSGGVWVRPRKPEQTEMEYQMRNWYYFNWLCGDHIVEQHVHNIDIANWVKGAYPVSIQGTGSRAHRTGKEYGEIYDNFALELTYADNSVVYSQCRHFEGIHNRVDEQFQATKGRAYLSAGGQAVLYDWKGKEIYRHDAKGNPNPYQQEHKELFTAISKGEYKFDNAEYGAYSTLTGIIGRIACYTGKVIKWDEALKSTIKLGPDVLAWDAKPKLLPDAEGFYPVAMPGQNTNLYI, encoded by the coding sequence ATGGAAAATCTAGAAAGAAGAGATTTTATTAAAACTTCTGCTGTAGTGGCCGGTGGTGCAATGTTGAGCTCGTTACCTTTATCGGGTGCCTATGCTGCTGGTTCGGATGTTATCAAAGTTGCTTTAGTGGGCTGTGGGGGCCGCGGAACTGGCGCTACTTTTGATGCGTTGAGTTCAGGAATGAACATTAAGGTTGTCGCTTTGGCTGATGCCTTTAAAGATAATTTAGATAGTACATATAATACGCTTAAAGAGAAATGGCAAGATAAGATTGATGTAAGCGATAATCACAAATTTGTTGGATTTGACGCTTATAAAGATGCAATCCAATTGGCAGACGTTGTTATTTTGGCAACGCCGCCAGGATTTAGACCTACACACTTCGAGGAAGCAGTCCGTCAGGGTAAACATGTATTCATGGAGAAACCTGTCGCAGTTGATATTCCGGGTGTACAACAGGTATTGCGTGCAGCTGCGGAAGCTAAACGTAAAAAACTGAATGTTGTCGTAGGATTACAACGTCGTTATCAAACCAATTACCGTGAGGCTATCAAACGTATTCACGAAGGTGCGATCGGTGATGTTACCTCTGGACAAGTTTATTGGAACTCAGGTGGTGTATGGGTGCGTCCGCGCAAGCCAGAGCAAACTGAAATGGAGTACCAAATGCGTAACTGGTATTATTTTAACTGGTTGTGTGGCGATCATATCGTAGAACAGCACGTGCACAATATTGATATCGCGAATTGGGTGAAAGGTGCTTATCCCGTATCGATCCAAGGTACAGGGAGCAGAGCACACCGTACCGGCAAAGAGTATGGTGAAATCTATGATAATTTCGCATTGGAACTAACCTATGCTGACAACAGCGTTGTTTATAGTCAGTGTAGACACTTTGAAGGTATACATAACCGTGTAGACGAGCAATTCCAGGCAACGAAAGGACGTGCTTATCTTTCTGCAGGTGGACAGGCTGTATTGTACGACTGGAAAGGAAAAGAAATCTATCGCCATGATGCTAAGGGCAATCCAAATCCTTATCAACAAGAACATAAAGAACTTTTTACAGCAATTTCGAAAGGCGAATATAAATTTGATAATGCAGAATATGGTGCTTATAGTACGTTGACAGGTATTATCGGGCGTATCGCTTGTTATACAGGCAAGGTGATCAAATGGGATGAAGCCTTGAAATCTACCATCAAATTGGGACCAGATGTACTTGCTTGGGATGCTAAACCAAAATTGCTTCCGGATGCAGAAGGTTTCTACCCTGTAGCGATGCCTGGTCAAAACACAAACCTATATATTTAA
- a CDS encoding M42 family metallopeptidase: MAEKNKKKEPKHNAVVTKDSLSFFEKYINNASPTGFEWEGQRLWLDYLKPYVDDTFVDNYGTAVGVINPKAEYKVVIEAHADEISWFVNYITKDGLIYVIRNGGSDHQIAPSKRVNIHTEKGIVKAVFGWPAIHTRSGEKEENPSLKNIFLDCGCSTKEEVEALGIHVGCVITYEDTFSILNDRYYVGRAMDNRAGGFMIAEVARLLKENKKKLPFGLYIVNSVQEEIGLRGAEMIADRIKPNVAIVTDVTHDTQTPMINKITQGDLFSGKGPVLSYAPAVQINLNKLLVKVAEKNNIPFQRQASSRFTGTDTDAFAYSNGGVPSALISLPLRYMHTTVEMVHKEDVDNVIRLIYETLLNIENGQDFRTFTK; encoded by the coding sequence ATGGCAGAAAAAAACAAGAAAAAAGAGCCGAAGCACAACGCGGTTGTGACTAAAGATTCGCTTTCATTTTTTGAAAAATATATCAATAATGCTTCTCCTACAGGATTTGAGTGGGAAGGACAGCGACTGTGGTTGGATTATTTGAAGCCTTATGTCGATGATACATTCGTCGACAACTACGGTACAGCAGTAGGGGTAATCAATCCAAAAGCGGAGTATAAGGTCGTTATAGAGGCGCATGCGGATGAGATTTCTTGGTTTGTCAATTACATTACCAAAGATGGGCTGATCTATGTGATTCGTAACGGTGGTTCGGATCACCAGATAGCACCGTCTAAGCGCGTGAATATCCATACGGAAAAGGGTATTGTCAAAGCTGTATTTGGCTGGCCTGCAATTCATACACGTTCGGGAGAAAAAGAAGAAAATCCTTCACTCAAAAATATCTTTTTGGACTGCGGCTGTAGCACCAAAGAAGAGGTTGAAGCGCTGGGTATACATGTGGGCTGTGTTATTACTTACGAAGATACATTCTCTATCCTCAACGACCGTTATTATGTTGGGCGGGCTATGGACAATCGTGCCGGTGGTTTTATGATCGCTGAGGTTGCTCGTCTGCTAAAAGAGAATAAAAAGAAATTGCCATTTGGATTATATATCGTAAATTCGGTGCAGGAAGAGATTGGTTTACGTGGAGCCGAAATGATTGCAGATCGAATCAAACCGAATGTCGCTATCGTTACCGATGTGACACATGATACACAAACTCCGATGATCAATAAGATCACGCAGGGAGATCTGTTTTCAGGAAAAGGCCCTGTATTGTCTTATGCTCCAGCGGTTCAGATCAATCTGAATAAACTGTTGGTTAAGGTTGCTGAAAAGAATAATATTCCTTTCCAGCGTCAGGCTTCATCTCGTTTTACAGGAACTGATACGGATGCATTTGCCTATAGTAATGGTGGTGTACCGTCGGCATTGATTTCTTTACCGCTCCGTTATATGCACACAACGGTTGAGATGGTACATAAAGAAGATGTTGACAACGTGATCAGATTGATCTATGAAACATTACTGAATATTGAGAACGGACAGGATTTTAGAACATTTACAAAGTAG
- the rplU gene encoding 50S ribosomal protein L21, whose protein sequence is MYAIVNIAGQQFKVAKDQFLFVHRLQGDEGASIEFDNVLLAEDGGKFTIGTPSVAGAKVSAKILSHLKGDKVIVFKKKRRKGYKKKNGHRQQFSKIQITGITL, encoded by the coding sequence ATGTACGCAATAGTAAATATAGCAGGACAGCAATTTAAGGTTGCAAAAGACCAGTTCCTTTTTGTACACCGTTTACAAGGAGATGAAGGCGCTAGTATTGAATTTGACAATGTATTGTTAGCAGAAGACGGTGGTAAATTTACCATTGGTACACCTAGCGTTGCAGGTGCAAAAGTTTCGGCTAAAATTTTGTCTCATTTAAAAGGCGATAAAGTTATCGTTTTCAAGAAAAAACGTCGTAAAGGCTACAAAAAGAAAAACGGTCACCGTCAACAATTTTCTAAAATCCAGATCACTGGTATTACGTTATAA
- a CDS encoding M13 family metallopeptidase: protein MIQKVKWGTLSMVLMLMSCQSNKKSDTAREVRTNFFDVSGMDTTVNPGDNFFQYANGSWMKNTQIPASETGWGSFYILADENLANLKSILEGAAKSDNKKGSDQQKAGDFYASGMDTVTIDKLGAKPIEGAIQKINGLKSIDELIAYAADGFKEGDGDLFTFYVAADDRISTKNALQFFQGGLNLPEASYYLDQDDKAKKIREAYVAYLVKLFGLIGEGANAQKSAEEVLRLETEIAKSHATPVELRDPIKNYHKFAVQEFQKQTTNLNWKDILQRLDVKTDTILVQQPKFYLALNNLLKSQSLDSWKTKLKADLANASATALSKGFRDAKFELFGKTLNGQKQEKERWKLMVSSADENLGEIVGKLYVDEYFKPEAKKRMLELVDNLQKVYKSRIEKLDWMTPETKKKAIEKLEAFTKKIGYPEKWKDYSDVEIAKDTYYANLQSAAKHAYKEMAGKIGKPVDKAEWLMTTPTVNAYYNPPYNEIVFPAGILQFPFFDANADDAINYGAIGAVIGHEMTHGFDDQGRQYDKDGNLNDWWTAVDAKQFTERANQVAKLYGGFTLLDNQHVNGELTLGENLADIGGLNIAYDAFKLTKQGQGQDKIDGFTPDQRFFLSFAQVWRVKSSDERMRLRLKVDPHSPEQFRVNGPVYNMEAFYKAFNVQPTAKMYVAPEKRILVW from the coding sequence ATGATACAAAAAGTCAAATGGGGGACGTTATCCATGGTCTTAATGCTGATGTCATGTCAGTCAAATAAGAAAAGCGATACTGCTCGGGAGGTCCGCACAAATTTTTTTGATGTCTCAGGCATGGATACCACCGTGAATCCAGGAGATAATTTCTTCCAATATGCGAATGGAAGCTGGATGAAAAATACCCAGATCCCGGCTTCTGAAACTGGCTGGGGTTCATTTTATATTCTTGCTGATGAAAACCTGGCAAACCTGAAATCTATTTTAGAGGGTGCGGCGAAGTCTGACAACAAAAAAGGTTCCGATCAGCAAAAGGCCGGCGATTTCTACGCGAGTGGTATGGATACGGTGACGATTGATAAATTGGGCGCGAAACCGATCGAAGGTGCTATTCAAAAAATCAATGGGTTGAAAAGTATTGATGAATTGATCGCTTATGCTGCGGATGGATTTAAAGAGGGTGATGGTGATCTTTTTACATTTTATGTGGCTGCAGATGACCGGATCAGCACTAAAAATGCATTGCAATTTTTCCAGGGTGGACTCAACCTGCCTGAAGCAAGTTATTACTTGGATCAGGATGATAAAGCGAAGAAAATCCGGGAGGCCTATGTTGCTTATCTGGTAAAATTATTCGGGCTGATCGGCGAAGGGGCAAATGCACAAAAGTCGGCGGAGGAAGTGCTGCGCTTGGAAACGGAAATTGCCAAATCGCATGCTACACCGGTGGAATTGCGCGATCCCATCAAAAACTACCATAAATTTGCGGTACAGGAATTTCAGAAGCAAACGACAAACCTCAATTGGAAAGATATTTTGCAACGTTTGGATGTGAAGACCGATACCATTTTGGTACAGCAGCCCAAATTTTATCTTGCGCTAAATAATTTGTTGAAATCACAGTCCTTAGATAGTTGGAAAACAAAACTAAAAGCAGATTTAGCGAATGCTTCTGCGACGGCACTGAGTAAAGGTTTCAGGGATGCAAAGTTTGAATTATTCGGAAAAACCCTAAATGGACAGAAACAGGAGAAAGAGCGTTGGAAGCTGATGGTGAGCTCGGCCGACGAGAACCTTGGCGAGATTGTCGGAAAGTTGTATGTGGATGAGTATTTTAAACCCGAAGCAAAAAAACGAATGCTCGAATTGGTCGACAATTTGCAAAAAGTCTATAAGAGCCGTATCGAGAAATTGGACTGGATGACACCTGAAACCAAAAAGAAAGCGATTGAAAAATTGGAAGCATTTACCAAAAAAATCGGCTACCCGGAGAAGTGGAAAGATTACAGTGACGTGGAGATTGCCAAAGATACCTACTATGCCAATTTACAGTCTGCTGCAAAGCATGCCTATAAAGAAATGGCAGGTAAAATCGGCAAACCGGTTGACAAGGCCGAATGGCTGATGACGACACCTACGGTGAATGCCTATTACAACCCACCCTATAATGAAATTGTATTCCCGGCAGGGATCTTGCAGTTCCCATTCTTCGATGCCAACGCGGACGACGCGATCAATTATGGCGCTATCGGTGCCGTTATCGGACACGAGATGACACATGGTTTTGATGATCAGGGGCGTCAATATGATAAAGACGGTAACTTGAACGATTGGTGGACGGCAGTGGATGCGAAACAGTTTACGGAACGCGCCAATCAGGTAGCGAAGTTGTATGGTGGTTTTACGCTGTTGGACAATCAACATGTAAACGGTGAGCTTACGTTAGGTGAAAATCTGGCGGATATCGGCGGTTTAAATATTGCCTATGATGCTTTCAAATTAACCAAGCAAGGGCAGGGGCAGGATAAAATTGATGGCTTTACACCAGATCAACGTTTCTTTCTGAGTTTTGCGCAAGTGTGGCGCGTAAAGAGCAGCGATGAGCGTATGCGGTTACGTTTAAAAGTTGATCCACATAGCCCCGAACAATTTCGGGTAAATGGTCCCGTATACAATATGGAGGCCTTCTATAAAGCATTTAATGTACAGCCTACGGCAAAAATGTATGTAGCACCTGAGAAGAGAATTTTGGTTTGGTAA
- the trpB gene encoding tryptophan synthase subunit beta, producing MSLTQAASVEANEKMLQYNGQYGAYGGSYIPPVLEEQLNKLAAFFDSHVQKEEFQKEFIAILKHYVGRPSPLYYAKNLSDYIGSKIYLKREDLNHTGSHKINNCIGQILLAKQMGATEIIAETGAGQHGVATATAAALLNIPCKVFMGEIDAARQALNVKRMELLGAEVVTTNLGSRTLKDAVDAALMYYVENPTSYYLLGSHVGPHPYPKMVGYFQSVIGKEARQQILDQEGRLPDSIFACVGGGSNAIGLFSGFLDDHEVEIHGGEGGGTGTYPKTAATLSFGKPTVFQGTFSYCLVDDEGNPIPSTSVSAGLDYPGISPQHAQLKDSNRANYHPVTDAEAIDAYKLLSRLEGIIPAIESSHAVALAVKLLKDKNKVAIVNLSGRGDKDVDREF from the coding sequence ATGAGTCTAACACAAGCAGCATCTGTCGAAGCAAACGAAAAGATGCTTCAATACAATGGTCAATATGGAGCGTACGGCGGATCTTATATCCCCCCGGTACTGGAAGAGCAATTAAATAAACTGGCTGCTTTTTTCGATAGCCATGTCCAAAAAGAAGAATTTCAGAAAGAGTTTATTGCGATCTTAAAACATTATGTCGGTCGTCCCTCACCTTTATACTACGCCAAGAATTTAAGCGATTATATCGGTTCCAAAATCTATTTAAAGCGGGAAGATCTCAACCATACTGGTTCCCACAAAATAAACAACTGTATCGGTCAAATTCTTCTGGCCAAGCAGATGGGAGCAACAGAGATCATTGCCGAAACTGGCGCCGGTCAACATGGTGTTGCAACTGCAACAGCTGCAGCATTGTTAAACATCCCCTGTAAAGTATTTATGGGCGAAATCGACGCTGCACGCCAGGCCCTTAACGTCAAACGTATGGAATTGTTGGGCGCCGAAGTTGTAACGACCAACTTAGGTAGCCGTACATTGAAGGATGCCGTCGATGCGGCCTTGATGTATTACGTTGAAAATCCAACATCTTATTATCTACTGGGATCGCACGTTGGCCCACACCCCTATCCAAAAATGGTCGGCTATTTTCAAAGCGTTATCGGTAAGGAAGCACGCCAGCAGATACTTGATCAGGAAGGGCGCCTTCCAGACAGCATCTTCGCCTGTGTAGGTGGCGGATCAAATGCCATTGGCTTATTTTCGGGTTTTCTCGATGATCATGAGGTCGAAATTCATGGTGGCGAAGGCGGTGGCACCGGAACTTATCCAAAAACAGCTGCGACACTTTCTTTTGGCAAACCAACCGTATTCCAGGGAACCTTTTCGTACTGCCTTGTCGATGATGAGGGCAATCCGATCCCGTCAACCTCGGTGTCTGCAGGCCTTGATTACCCGGGGATATCGCCACAACATGCCCAGCTAAAAGATAGCAATCGCGCAAACTACCACCCTGTGACAGATGCAGAGGCGATCGATGCCTACAAGCTACTTTCCCGACTGGAAGGTATTATTCCGGCCATTGAATCATCCCATGCTGTTGCCCTTGCGGTGAAATTGCTAAAAGACAAAAACAAAGTCGCTATTGTGAACCTCTCGGGACGTGGCGACAAAGATGTTGACCGCGAATTCTAA
- the rpmA gene encoding 50S ribosomal protein L27: MAHKKGAGSSKNGRESHSKRLGIKIFGGQQAIAGNIIVRQRGTQHNPDTNVGIGKDHTLFALVDGKVVFRKKANNKSYVSVVPTEQA, translated from the coding sequence ATGGCACACAAAAAAGGTGCGGGTAGTTCTAAGAACGGCCGTGAGTCACATAGCAAGCGTTTAGGTATCAAAATCTTCGGTGGTCAACAAGCAATCGCTGGTAACATCATCGTACGCCAACGCGGTACACAACACAATCCTGACACAAACGTTGGTATTGGTAAAGACCACACATTGTTCGCTTTAGTAGACGGTAAAGTAGTTTTCCGTAAAAAAGCTAACAATAAATCTTATGTATCTGTAGTTCCTACAGAACAAGCATAA